From Clostridium sp. SY8519:
ACAGATTCGACGCAGATACCGATGAGGTGGACCGGTACGCATAATTGTAATAACGGGCCATCCAGAGCGGATACCCCGCCTGATACAGTGCCGTGCCGTCCAGTTTGTTTACAAAGAAATTGCTGGAGGCATATACCATGGCGTCATATCCAGCGTCTTTCATGGCCTGGCAGTAAGCTTTGGCCACCCTTGTCTGCGCCGCTTTGGACAGATGCGCCCTGGCCAGTCTGCCTCCGTCTCCTACATACTCCACATCCATAAAAACCGGAAGATCGATGCCGTAACAGTTTGTGCCGGAGCGTCCCGATTTCTTCTCTTTCACATAATCTCCCGGGTACCACCGGCCAGTCTCTCCCTGGAGCAGCTTCAGCGTATACGCGGCCTCTGCTTTGGCTTCTGCTGTGGTCTTTGCCTGGGAGAAAAAGTATACTCCTACATGCAGTCCTGCTGCTGTCGCCTGTTTCACATTATAAATCCAGTACGGATCCGTATAAATAGAGCCGCCGGAACTGGTCCGGTACCCGCACCGGATAATCACACCGCTGACCCCGGAATTTTTCAGTTTTCTGTAGTTTACCGTACCGTCATACTTGGATACATCCACGACCGGAATCACTTCGCAGCCCTCAGTATCTTCCGGGTCATGATAAAATGACACTTTGCCGGACGTGGTTTTCCACTGGGTCTTGCTGTAGGCGGACAAAACGGATACCCTGGCCGTACTGCTGTCCGGAAGCGCCTCCTCGGTGCCTGCGGCGCGCTGCTTCATATAAGCGCGGTACCAGCCCGGATCCTCGCTGTTCCAACCTTTCGGGCAGGTCACGCTATCCTGGGCACTCTTTGTTTCTGCCGCTTCCGCCGCCCGGGCATCCGTCAGCAAAGCTGCCGGTGCACCGGCCGCCGCGGTCACAGTCAGTACAGTCACTGCAGTCAGCCATTTTCTCATTCTCTTTATCATTTTCTTAAGTCATCCCTTTCTGCAGAACACTCCAGGGCATCGCCCGTTACAGACTGTGTCGTGTTCCAATATACAAAACTGCTGTTCTGTAGCTTAACAGGCAAGAAGATGGGACCGTCCGATTACAGACGGTCCCATCCGTTTCTCATATGCATAAATCGCGGATTCATTCCAAACATCTTCCGAAATAACCAGAAAGATGCCTCCAGGATCGGCATTTTTTCTATCGAAGCTTATACTCTGGATAAATATTCGCCGGTTCTGGTATCAATCTTAATCTTGTCACCCAGCTCTACAAACAGAGGCACATTCACGATGGCGCCTGTCTCTACGGTCGCCGGCTTTGTAGCTCCGGTCGCTGTATCACCCTTCAGACCCGGCTCACACTCTGTGATCTCCAGCTCTACAAACAGCGGCGGCTCTACCGCGTAAATCTCTCCATTGTGGGCGCACATCTTAACCATGTCATTCTCTTTGACAAACTTCAGAGAATCTCCGATGGCTTCCTTGGTCAGAGCAACCTGATCATAGGTCTCCACATCCATGAAATAATAAAGATCTCCATCATTGTAAAGATACTGTTTGTCTGAACGTTCGATATGAGCCTGCTCGCACTTCTCTGTCGGCCGGAATGTCTTCTCAACGACACCGCCGCTCTTGATGTTTTTTAATTTGGTCCGAACAAATGCGGCTCCTTTGCCAGGTTTCACGTGCTGAAATTCGATGATCTGGAAGATATTGCCCTCCAGTTCGATCGTCATGCCGTTTCTGAAATCACCTGCTGATATCATTCATCTTCCTCCTTACAGTCGCATACCGCGACACATACTTTCTAATTATTTTATCGGAAATCTGTAATTATTTCAAGTATTACTTGCCGGCGGACTCTGCCTCCTCAATTTCGGAAATCAGTCCCACACGCATGGCATGGCGGTCTCCCAGCTCCTGCGCATTAAGATAGGCATCCACAATCGCATATCCCATTTCCTCGCCGACTACTCTTTCGCCAAAGCAGATTACATTGGCATGATTGTGCTCTCTGGCCAGGCGCGCGGTCACCGGTTCCGAACACACCACTGCCCGGATTCCCCGGAGCTTATTGGCCGTAATCGCCATCCCGGCGCCGGTTCCGCAGATCAGCACGCCCCGCTCGGCTTCGCCGTTCTGGATCTTTTTGCATGCGGCTGCCGCGATTTCCGGATAATTGCAGCGCTCCTCCGTGTCCGTACCCACATTAATCACTTCATAGCCTTTGGATTCCAGATAGCTCTGAATCTTCTTTTTCATAGATACTGCCGCGTGGTCATTTCCGATTACAATTTTCATAGGTCTGTTTCTCCTTCTCCTTCTGATTCCAGGCTTCTGCCACCATTGACATAACGCGCTTCCCACCAGGCTGCGCTTTTTCGGTCAGACGGGTCCTGGCGTTTTACATACATCCGGTAAAACAAAAGCACAAAAAACTCCAGCCGCCGCTTCAGCACAATCTGAATTTCTTCTTTCCAGTGAATATAACGTACAAGGATCGATGAAATCCCCGCACGATTGGCACCGAAAATATCCGTAAAAATCTGGTCTCCGATAAACAGCGTATTCCTTTTGTCTGTTCCCATGATCTCCATAGCATAACGATAGCCATCCGGAGATGGCTTGTGTGCGTCAAAGACATAGTTCACATGAACCGCGTCGTTAAACATTTTTACACGGGGTTCCTTGTTGTTGGACAGCAGACAGCAGGTAAATCCTATGCGCTTCAGCCGTTCAAACAGCCGTTTTGCCCTGCCGTTTGCCGGTGCACCATGGGTGACCAGCGTATTGTCAATATCAAAAATCAGCCCCCGGTACCCGTCCGCATACAGCTGTTCGAAATTAATCCGGTATACGGATTTCGTATAAAGTGTTGGATATAATCTGACCGCCATTATTTCTCCGTCTCCCGATCCAGCATTTTCTTCAATTCCAGTACAAAAGTATTCACGTCCTTGAATTCCCGGTAAACCGACGCAAACCGGACATAAGCCACCGGATCCAGGTCCTTGATTTTGTCCATCACCAGTTCCCCGATTACCGTGCTGGCAATTTCCTTCTCTGCCCGGGCATAAATTTCATTTTCCACATCATCGGTCAGCTGCTTGATCTGATCCACCGATACCGGCCGCTTGTGGCAGGCCCGCAGAAGCCCGGCCTCTATTTTGGATCGGTCATACTGTTCCCTGGTATTGTCCTTCTTTATTACAATCAGCGGAATGGTCTCTACTTTCTCATAAGTAGTAAATCGTTTCTTGCAGTCATCGCACATGCGTCTGCGGCGGATAGACGCATTGTCATCCACCGGGCGGGAATCAATCACCCGCGTATTGTCACTGCTGCAGTATGGGCATTTCATCGCTCATTTCCTCCCGCTGCTTTTATACATTGAAACGGAACAGAATCACATCCCCGTCCTGCACCACATATTCCTTGCCTTCCAGTCCTACCAGGCCCTTTTCCCTGGCAGCTGCCAGAGATCCGCATTCCAGAAGATCCTTATAGTTCACTACTTCCGCGCGGATAAAGCCCCGTTCAAAATCGGTATGAATCTTGCCGGCTGCCTGGGGTGCTTTTGTCCCCTTCCGGATCGTCCAGGCACGGGTTTCGTCTTCTCCCGCAGTCAGGAAACTCATCAGGCCAAGAAGATCATAGCTTGCCTGGATCAGCTTCTCCAGGCCGGACTCCTTGATCCCCAGCTCTTCCAGGAACATGGCCTTCTCATCGTCGTCCAGTTCCGCCATTTCTTCCTCGATCTTGGCACAGATCACAAACACGCCGGATCCTTCTTCTTTCGCCAGTTCACGGACTGCTGCCACATGGGGATTGGAGGCACCGTCATCTGCCAGATCATCTTCCGATACATTCGCGGCATAGATCACCGGCTTTGCGGTCAGCAGATTCAGGGAACGGAAAAAGGCCTGTTCGTCCTCATCATCGCTGAGTTCAAATGTTTTGGCCAGTTTGCCGTCTTCCAGATGCGCTTTGATCCGTTTCAGGAACTCAACCTCTGCCGCCAGCTTCTTATCCATGCGGGCGCCTTTGCTGCCTTTGGCAATTCTGCGGTCCAGAATCTCAATATCCGAAAAAATCAGCTCCAGGTTGATCGTTTCGATATCGCTGGCCGGATCAATTTTTCCATCCACATGCACCACATTGGTGTCCTCAAAACAGCGTACCACGTGTACGATAGCATCCACTTCGCGGATGTTGGCCAGGAACTGATTGCCCAGTCCTTCTCCCTTGCTGGCACCTTTCACCAGTCCGGCAATATCCACAAATTCAATCACCGCAGGGGTTATCTTTTTGGAATGATATAATTCTCCCAGAAGATTCAGCCGCTCATCCGGTACGGACACAACTCCCACATTGGGGTCGATAGTACAGAACGGATAGTTTGCTGACTCTGCGCCTGCTTTCGTCAGTGAATTGAACAATGTGCTTTTTCCTACGTTTGGCAGGCCAACGATTCCTAGTTTCATAATGTTTTATATCTCCTTAAAAAACCTTTATTTTATGGGGTTTCCGCGATTTGCTAATCTGACCGAGTGCCACGTCGAGTGCCACCGAGTGCCATTTCGCATTAAGTTTTATATGACTTTCAATGCATCTGCTACGAGATTTATTTCTCTTAATTTTTCATCTTCCGTAATATGTACGTATAGATTCATTGTAATTCCGATATTTGAATGACCAAGAATTTGCTGTAATGTCTTGGGCTTCATACCCGCTTCAATGCATCTTGTTGCAAATGTATGTCTTAAGACATGCATTGAAAATCTCGGAATATTCGCCCTGTCACAATATTTCATCAAGCCTGTATCATAGGTGCTGTTTTTCACCGGGGTGCCATTCCGACACAAAAACACCGTATCTGACCATTCTATCGGTATAACTTTTAGTTCTGAGTTTTTTGCTCTCTGATTTTTCAGGATGCGGATTGCCTCATCTGTAAGAGGGATGGTTCGATATCCCGACTTGCTTTTCGGAGGACCGATTCTCCACTCTCCTACCTTGTAACGATACTCCATAGTTCGCTCAATCTTCATTGTTTTATTCTCAAAATCAATGTCACTCCAGCGAAGCCCGATGAGTTCACCGATTCGAAGTCCCGTCTGTAAAATAAAACGATACTGATTCTCATAACTGTAACCAACTACCGCAGCCAAGAACTTCTTCTGATTCTCTATTGTGAGCGCTTCCCTTTTCACAGAAGGCTGTCCTATATCGCTTTTCAGTGAACGTTTGCAGGGATTTACAATGATCACATCATTCTCCTTGGCAAACTCTAACATGTTATAAAGAGCGATTCTGGTCTGATAGATTGTCTTTGATCGATATCCTTCATCAGCCATCTTGTTAAAAATCTGCTGGCAGTGAATCGGTTTCACATCTGCAATCAGTTTACTGCCAATAACACATCGGATATTTCTCTCGTATCGTTCTCTGTAGTTTCGTGAAGTATTGGGTCTTACCGTCTTTTCCTTCATCTCAATCCAGTAATCAAACCAGGCATCTACAATCATATCTGTTGCCTGATCCCGATCACTGTGTTTGTCTATATATGAAGCATCAGCAAGCCACTGTCTCACTTCTTGTAATTTCTTCGAGCGTTTCGATCTTCGTTTTCCAAATTTATCAACAAAACGAGCACAATAAGTGCCATTGGGTTGCTGATAAATCCCGTCTCCAAGCTCCTTTCCTTTGAGATCTTTTCCCATTTACGGCTCCTTTCTAATTTAAAGAAGCCCCAAATCAGCTCGTATATTATACACTAATCAAGGGCTCTTTACAATGTAGTTTCATTTTTTACCAGGCGAAAAAGCCCGAATTCATCACGTTTTTGCCGAATCAGATTTCTATGTTATCTGATATATATTTCTCAAATTCCTTCCGCTTTACAAGCTTCTTTTTTCCGACATATAATACAAAAGGACATCTTGGCGAGCGAAGTATGCTCTCCAGTTTGTTAATTCCAATATTTGAATACTCTGCAGCCTCTTTAATAGTGAGGGCTACCTTCGCTTCAATCGGCACTGTCTGCTTCTTCTGCTCCGACATCTTCGCCAATGTAGAATCCTTATAGTCCTCAATATTAATCATTTCCATTCGAAGGCTCCTCCTTTCCAAATATTTCTTTTAAATCCTGATAATGATCTGATGCCATCTTCTCTCGCTTACTGTTGCCACCGACATAAACCGGCGTACACATTGCGAGAATGTGGACACAAGATGCAATGTTAACGTTGCTGTAGTTGAGGCTCTTCAGCCTCAGGATTTCTCGATAATCTACCATGGTTATCGACCTCCTTATAATGATAGTCACACGTAAGTATGCCGATATCATTATAGGAGAAAAGTTTCCGCTCTGCTGTGCAGTGCGGAAAGGGTGCACTAAAACAGCGGAAGACCTGCTCTATTATAGCGTGCAGTGTGCACTACGGGAGCGGTATATACATTGATACAAGCAAAAACAAAAAATATAACAGGATACGCATAAAGGTACACAATTCCTTTATGCAAAAATCCGTGCTCCTATGTCGCCCGCGAAGAAAGGTTGCTAACGCCAATCATAGCAAAGGCACTTCTGGTCCACTGGACCAGAAGTGCCTAAAAAGAAACATTGGCAAATTCTGATAAAGTTGTTCAAGAGTTTACACCCCAAAAGTGAGACTACAAATACTCTTATAATCAAGCAGTGATTCCTTTCCATATCACATCACCCAATTCTGAAACTGTAAGCTCTCCACATTGAAATCTGCTCCACGCTCTTTCATAATCAATATTACTAGTTGATGCCTCGATTCTGAATTCTTTATTAGGAAAATACTCTGTTGATACCACCTGGTTAATTTTTTCAAGCACTATTTTTAGCATACGCATTTTAAATAGCTTCAATTGGATTTGTTTATATAAAATATAACTATCTGACAAGCCATCCGTTCCAAAACTCCATCCAATATCTCTCACTTCCCTCAAGAATTTTTTTCTATTTTTCTCAACGTGTACGTTAAAATCATATGTAGGCTCATTGTTAATTAATTCAAGTGAATTGGATGTAGCATCATATTTACCCAGTCGTTTTACAAGCTTTTTAAAGTAATTTCTATTATATCCAAACTCCTTTAATTTAAAGGTAATCAATATGCCTTCTTTAATATTCAGCTCACAAATTTCATTTGAAAAAGATTTTATGTAAAACGTACTTTTCTTAGGAATACCTTTTACTTCTCCTATATGTATAGCGCTTAGCTTTTTATCCTCTCTTCCATTCTCTTCAGTCTTTTCAGTATATTCTGGTTTTATAAAAATATATGCTTTTCCATAAACAGCCAAGCTATACAGAACTCTATCAACATTTTGGCCAAACTCATATGAAAAATCGTAATGCATTTGTGCTCTAAACAATTCTACAATTTCATTATCATTTGATATTATTCTGTAAAAATCCCTTCTACGCAATTTATTATCATTTAGTGAAAATTCATAGCCAGAAAATAAATCACTGTAAAATCTATGCGAATACAAGTTATCATGGGGACGTTTATATATTTTTTTCCATCTTTCTTTTTATTCTACGAGTATTATTCATTCAAATCATCCTCCAATGAAAACCTAGAGCGAAACCGCTTTTCTTCAGGAAGCAACGGATTGACACAAATAATCCAAAAGACCTCAGAAGGATCCGAAGAGAATCCTGCCCTTAAAAAATCAGGACAAAACGCTGTTATTATTTTACTATCTGTCTTAATTTTTTCTCCAAACAATGCATATTCAGTTTCTATTACCGCAGATTCTCTTATTGCATTTTCGACAAATTGATTCCAACGTGTCTCAAGGATATCTCTCGAACCAATACCAAACAGAAATTTATCTCTCTGTGATATAAATTCAATTAACTGTGCAGCAACCTCCGTTGATTTTTCTTCTTTTTCTCTTATAATTAATATTTGTTTAGACACTTTTTTTACAATATTACGCCATTCTATATCTTTGAAAAATTCCCCCCACAATATTCCAAGCCCTCCAATTTGTGCCCATTCAACAATCGGAGAAGTAAACATATAGTATGCATATTCTACTCTATATAAATCTTTATTCTTTATAAAATCCGATCTAATATATTCTTGATACAACAGCATTATTTTTGTAAGATTCTCAAAATCTTTTTCAAATTGCTTTTTATCTGACCTAACAATAGCGTCAACAGTATCTTCTGCTATATGGTTATAACACTCACCTAAGAAATCAGGACATTCTTCTCTCCTATCCCAGTTTTTAATTGCAAAAGCACTTGAACACTTTAGTAACATTTCCGGGAGCTCTTTTTTATATTCCAAGAATTTCGATTCCACTCCAGCTAATCTACTGCCATCCCATTTATCTTCAGAATCTAAATGATAGCTATTTAAAGCCTCCTCAACCTGATTTGCATACATGTAGAAGTTTAATAACTTAGATTCATATTCATAAAATCTTGTAAGCATAATACAAGCTTCGTAATGCATGTTCTTTTCAATAAAAAAGCGGCTCAATGAATACGCATGCTCAATACCTTCTTTAATCATGTCAAATAAAGAATTTACGTAAACAAATTCTTCTTTTGCCACATACTGCTTAATTAACCAATTAGGAGTTATCCTGTGACCTTCTGCATAAACCTCCGTAATTATTTTCTTATATATGTCAATATAATCTCTTCCTCTAACCTCTTTAATAGAATCATACGATTTTTTTGTATCAATTCCTTCAATTACAGATTTACTAATTGCATCAAGATTAAGATTATGAAGATACTTACTTGACTCTAAAATCAAATCCAAATATAAAAGGGAAATATGTTCAACTATACCTGCAAAAGCGACATTTTCTTTCATATTGGTGCTATCCACAGCGCTTTTTATAACATTTTTTAGCCAATCTATTTGTCCCACATAATAACTTGCTTCTTTTTTTTCTATTGCAGTTTTACAAATTGACTCGAACACTGCAAAATAACTGTATAAAGTTCCCCAATCATTCTTTTTAATTAAATAATTAACGCACGAATGATTTATCGACATCAATTCATCTTCAAACCAATAATAATTTGGTTCTTCCTTTGGTCGTAGTGCAGTCCCTGTTCTTAGCGCCATTGACGCTTCCGTATCATCAGCAAAATGCCACTTCTGATACGTCCCTTTTCTTCTAAACCAATATGAGTCCTTCGAAATATACCTCTTAACATTCCAATACCGTTCAATTAAACCTACATTCGTGCACATGAACTTAAGAACGGGAGAGTTGTCTGTCAAATCTGGATTACACCCATATTTTTGAATCACTTTAAGCAATTCTATTTTATCCGAAGAAATCTTACAAAAATGGTTTTGATAATTTGTATCAGCAGCATATAGTTCTTGCTTTAAATTTTTTGAAACCACTCTTTCCAAAAGAATATGTGAATCATCTGCCACCCTAAAAATATCCGACAACTGATATATTCTATTTCCAGTTATTCCAAAAGAAAGTACAACAAGTATTGACCATATAATTAATATCCCTACAGACCCCCAGCCAACTTTATACCCCAATAACAACTCAACAAGCACAATCGTTCCGTATATGATAAATCCACTAATGGCATTTAAGCACGTTACCGTTAATTTATCATATTGAAATGCAATAGCTATTTTTTCTGGAGCATTAGCATATCTTGTTGAATATACGCTTGAAATATTTGAACAGTATAAACCCAGAATAACACCTGCTACACCTAACTCTCCAATAATTACATCTGCCAACATACTGCTATCGCAAATATTATTTAAGCCAAATTCCAAAATCTGTATATCCAATATTCTTAAAACAATCGCTAAAAGGAATCCCTTTACAGCCCCCGTAATAAATCGTCTAAAAAGAAGTTGTGTAAATGATCTATATTCTTTATTAGACTGTTTTCTGCTATCAATAGTAAAACAAACTTTTTTTATTTTAAAAATCAAGTCTAATATCTTTTTTCGTATTTTCCAGTATGTCGTCGTTCTCAATGTTAATCACCTATTCTCTGACGGTTATTCAAGGTCCTTCCTTATTTCATATTCCTTTTTGTAATCATTTATTCTTTCCACTGAGTTTCTTTTGCTATATCCGTAACAAGTCGACCATTATAAGTAAAAAACGAAGGACCTGGAACATTTTTATATCCTTTAAATTGTCTTGCTACGTAAACGTCAAATCATCCGCCACCGCCCAAAGTAAGGCAGCTGACCATCTGTCAGCTGCTTTTCTTATGGCATCTTTCCGGAAGGCTGTCCGACCATGGCAGCAGTGGATCCAGATCATCTGGATCTATCGTTCCATCTTCATCTGCCAGCTCCGGCAGTTTCTCCAGCAGATCATCCAGGTAATAATAAATGTTCAACTGGTTCAGTTTCGCTGTCTCTACAATCGAGTAGATCACTGCGCTGGCGTCTGCGCCTTTCACGGAATTGATTATTACCCAGTTCTTCCTGCCGATTGTAAATGGACGGATAGCTCTTTCAGATGCTGAATTGTCCATCGGGACATTTCCATCTGTCAGGAAGACCCGCAGATATTTCTCCTGCTTCAAGCAGTATTGAATTCCGTCTCCGGCTTTCCCTCCCGGAAGGACCTCCGTCACTGACTGCAGTTCTTTCAGCCACGCAAAGAAGTCGTCAACGAGCGGTCCGATCTGTTTCTTACGTTCGCTGAGTCTTTCTTCTGCACTGAGGCTGCCCAGAGTGTTTTCTATGTCATACATCTTCGCGATCCGCTTCAGAGCCTGCCCTGCAATTGTACCAGCCGCACCTGCTTTGTCATTCTTCTTCTGCGCTTTGACGGCATCTGCAAAGAACCTTCTGCCATGCACCCAGCAGTTCGCATTTGTAAATCCCGGGATCAGCTTCTCCAGCATGTGGTACTGCTGCAGGCCGTCTGTCTCGACAACGCCATGATAGTCTCCAAGGAATGCCTGCGGATATTTGTGGTCCCGTCCCCTGCAGTACTGATAAAGGACGATCTGCCGGTCCCTGCTGAACTGTCCCGACCGGTACACCCACATGAAGTTCTTGTGTCCGGCGGAACTTTTCCTGTCAGCCGGATCAGAAGGATCATTGTCATGGATCACCTGGCAGGTGGTTTCATCCGCCTGTATCACCGGCAGCTTTAAGAGTTCTTCCTTCAGCCTTTCCCATACAGGTGTCAGATATTTCTGCGAAACACTTATCGTCCAGTTGGCCATTGTCTGCCGGGATATCTTTATCCCGTTGGCTCTGAACTGCTGCTCCATCCGGTACAGCGGCATCGCGTTGGTGTACTTGCCATTCAGGATTGCCGCTTCAAGGGAATGGGTGACTACCGAGTTACGCAGCAGGTCTTTCGGACGATCAGCCCTCAAGAATTCATCCAGTCCTTTGCCGTCATACCTTCCGGTCTGGACTGGCACTGGGCGACCACCTCCTTCCAGTGGGCAAGTCTTACTTCATGTGTTGATTGATCCATCTCTGAGTCCTCCTCTGAAAAACCTGTAGTTTTGTGAGTTTTCCAGAGTATCTCAGAAATCCAGCCGCCTGACTAGGCGTGCGATTTGACGTTTACAGAACGCAAAGGGAAAAGTACCGATTGTCTTCTCAGAGAATCTTTTTACGTCCGGAAGAATCACCATTTATTTTTTCATCTTCCTTGTAATACACTACCTTATATCTATATTCAGTAATTTGCTTATAAGGAGTAACATAGAACAGAGGGCAATGGATAATCCCGAGTCAAACTTTTTCAAGATCACTCCTCTACTCTGGATTGCTGACGATATTGTGGAATCAGCGTCATACATATGTTTCTTTATCTTCCTCGTCATCGTCTTAACTTCTGGCTCAAACAGCAAGCCAACCATCAGCATTATGCTGATTACCTGTCAGATATTATATGACATATTTAACTTCAATTATCCGACCCTCCGAGAGACACTGACAAAAGGCTTAATCACTGACAAGAAGAATGATGACAATAAAAATAATCGCAAGTGACAGGCGAGAGATTGTCATATACCAGACAAAGCCTTAACTATTGCCTCAATAAGCAGAAGTACCGCCAGTACCCCTACGCAGACAACAGCCCTCTTGAAATATTCCTGTGCCATGACCATGTAATCAACTTTTTCGTTGATTACATTCTGATTGGTCTTGACAGCATTCAACAATTCAAAAAGAAAATCTTTCTTTTTTTCCAGAGTATCCTTATCTGTCAATAACCATTCCGGGAATCCGACCACCTTAAAATTTTTTCTTGAGAGGCATTTTATCGAAAATATTATCGCTATACAAAGATATACAATCGTGACAACCACAATAACAATTGTCAAAAGTGCAGGCACCGAGACCTCTTTTTTTATAAAATCTTTCGCCAGGCTGAGCATAATCGTTGTGGCAACAGCGAAAGTTCCTATAAAGATCGATGCTTTGGATTCCACCTCTTTTCTCCTGTCATCTTCAGAAGCCTGGTATTCCTTTGCTATTTCAATAAGTTTGTCAGTCTCCTCTTCAGAAAATTTAAAGGATTCTTTTTTGAATAATTTCGGTTTTGGAACATCTCCTTCTAACAATGGAAAGAAAATTTCCCGGATCACTTTGAGTAGTTTAACCATGCAGCAACAATCCTTCTATCTCATTACTTATTGGAAATCCAAGCCTGTTTTC
This genomic window contains:
- a CDS encoding excisionase gives rise to the protein MSEQKKQTVPIEAKVALTIKEAAEYSNIGINKLESILRSPRCPFVLYVGKKKLVKRKEFEKYISDNIEI
- the nrdR gene encoding transcriptional regulator NrdR, whose amino-acid sequence is MKCPYCSSDNTRVIDSRPVDDNASIRRRRMCDDCKKRFTTYEKVETIPLIVIKKDNTREQYDRSKIEAGLLRACHKRPVSVDQIKQLTDDVENEIYARAEKEIASTVIGELVMDKIKDLDPVAYVRFASVYREFKDVNTFVLELKKMLDRETEK
- a CDS encoding site-specific integrase gives rise to the protein MGKDLKGKELGDGIYQQPNGTYCARFVDKFGKRRSKRSKKLQEVRQWLADASYIDKHSDRDQATDMIVDAWFDYWIEMKEKTVRPNTSRNYRERYERNIRCVIGSKLIADVKPIHCQQIFNKMADEGYRSKTIYQTRIALYNMLEFAKENDVIIVNPCKRSLKSDIGQPSVKREALTIENQKKFLAAVVGYSYENQYRFILQTGLRIGELIGLRWSDIDFENKTMKIERTMEYRYKVGEWRIGPPKSKSGYRTIPLTDEAIRILKNQRAKNSELKVIPIEWSDTVFLCRNGTPVKNSTYDTGLMKYCDRANIPRFSMHVLRHTFATRCIEAGMKPKTLQQILGHSNIGITMNLYVHITEDEKLREINLVADALKVI
- the efp gene encoding elongation factor P, with product MISAGDFRNGMTIELEGNIFQIIEFQHVKPGKGAAFVRTKLKNIKSGGVVEKTFRPTEKCEQAHIERSDKQYLYNDGDLYYFMDVETYDQVALTKEAIGDSLKFVKENDMVKMCAHNGEIYAVEPPLFVELEITECEPGLKGDTATGATKPATVETGAIVNVPLFVELGDKIKIDTRTGEYLSRV
- a CDS encoding YqeG family HAD IIIA-type phosphatase — its product is MAVRLYPTLYTKSVYRINFEQLYADGYRGLIFDIDNTLVTHGAPANGRAKRLFERLKRIGFTCCLLSNNKEPRVKMFNDAVHVNYVFDAHKPSPDGYRYAMEIMGTDKRNTLFIGDQIFTDIFGANRAGISSILVRYIHWKEEIQIVLKRRLEFFVLLFYRMYVKRQDPSDRKSAAWWEARYVNGGRSLESEGEGETDL
- a CDS encoding GH25 family lysozyme, translating into MIKRMRKWLTAVTVLTVTAAAGAPAALLTDARAAEAAETKSAQDSVTCPKGWNSEDPGWYRAYMKQRAAGTEEALPDSSTARVSVLSAYSKTQWKTTSGKVSFYHDPEDTEGCEVIPVVDVSKYDGTVNYRKLKNSGVSGVIIRCGYRTSSGGSIYTDPYWIYNVKQATAAGLHVGVYFFSQAKTTAEAKAEAAYTLKLLQGETGRWYPGDYVKEKKSGRSGTNCYGIDLPVFMDVEYVGDGGRLARAHLSKAAQTRVAKAYCQAMKDAGYDAMVYASSNFFVNKLDGTALYQAGYPLWMARYYNYAYRSTSSVSASNLYRNRAAVDYWQCSETARVGGINTNVDLNFWYRPASWTSGNIGIRKAAPSGISVGTANGLNVQSVSRTGIRLSWNAAENAGGYRLYYSTSRNGSYRHTDVSGTAFTLNGLKSDREYYFKVRAYQTKEDGSRVYGKTSGILSASTSQTNSFHLVARSKTHLRSGAGTAYRVRKSVKKGTKLQFVRWTSDKHGAAWAKVKYGSSVYYVSRSMVKYPTPKIRDLRGVSAGASGVKLSWKKTSAAYYKVYRSTSSATGFRCVKNTRTASWKDTTGKAGVTYYYKVRGAKNYNGRRCLGAFSSAAAVRR
- the ychF gene encoding redox-regulated ATPase YchF — protein: MKLGIVGLPNVGKSTLFNSLTKAGAESANYPFCTIDPNVGVVSVPDERLNLLGELYHSKKITPAVIEFVDIAGLVKGASKGEGLGNQFLANIREVDAIVHVVRCFEDTNVVHVDGKIDPASDIETINLELIFSDIEILDRRIAKGSKGARMDKKLAAEVEFLKRIKAHLEDGKLAKTFELSDDEDEQAFFRSLNLLTAKPVIYAANVSEDDLADDGASNPHVAAVRELAKEEGSGVFVICAKIEEEMAELDDDEKAMFLEELGIKESGLEKLIQASYDLLGLMSFLTAGEDETRAWTIRKGTKAPQAAGKIHTDFERGFIRAEVVNYKDLLECGSLAAAREKGLVGLEGKEYVVQDGDVILFRFNV
- the rpiB gene encoding ribose 5-phosphate isomerase B, with the translated sequence MKIVIGNDHAAVSMKKKIQSYLESKGYEVINVGTDTEERCNYPEIAAAACKKIQNGEAERGVLICGTGAGMAITANKLRGIRAVVCSEPVTARLAREHNHANVICFGERVVGEEMGYAIVDAYLNAQELGDRHAMRVGLISEIEEAESAGK